A genome region from Paralichthys olivaceus isolate ysfri-2021 chromosome 6, ASM2471397v2, whole genome shotgun sequence includes the following:
- the her9 gene encoding hairy-related 9 isoform X2, translated as MPADTMEKQTASPIAGAPANGSHTPDKPKNASEHRKSSKPIMEKRRRARINESLGQLKTLILDALKKDSSRHSKLEKADILEMTVKHLRNMQRVQMSALSADATVLSKYRAGFNECMNEVTRFLSTSEGVNTEVRSRLLNHLSSCMGQMMSMNYPQQVPSQQAHLAQPLHVQLPSTLPISGASMGSKLSPAEAVSPKVFGGFQLVPATDGQFAFLIPNPAFASATAPVIPLYANAGVPVAVNSSPVHGSSAPTAASPVHGMTSFSGGSQAVSPGGVSTGSESNEPVWRPW; from the exons ATGCCAGCTGACACTATGGAAAAGCAGACGGCCTCCCCTATTGCCGGTGCCCCTGCGAACGGATCACACACACCGGACAAACCGAAAAATGCCAGCGAGCATAGAAAG TCATCCAAACCAATCATGGAAAAACGCCGGAGAGCGAGAATTAACGAAAGCCTCGGGCAGCTGAAGACACTCATCCTGGACGCACTTAAAAAAGAT AGCTCCAGACACTCTAAGTTGGAGAAGGCAGACATCCTGGAGATGACAGTGAAACACCTGAGGAACATGCAGCGCGTACAGATGAGCG CGCTTTCAGCCGATGCCACCGTCCTGAGTAAATACAGAGCAGGATTCAACGAGTGCATGAACGAGGTCACCCGCTTCCTGTCCACCTCAGAGGGGGTGAACACGGAGGTGAGGTCGCGGCTCCTCAACCATCTCTCCAGCTGCATGGGCCAGATGATGTCCATGAACTACCCACAGCAGGTCCCGTCCCAGCAGGCGCATCTGGCGCAGCCTCTCCATGTGCAGCTCCCATCTACCCTCCCCATCAGCGGCGCTTCTATGGGCTCCAAGCTCAGTCCCGCCGAGGCCGTCTCCCCCAAGGTGTTCGGTGGCTTCCAGCTGGTGCCAGCAACCGACGGACAGTTCGCTTTTTTGATCCCTAACCCGGCCTTTGCCTCCGCCACAGCCCCGGTTATCCCCCTTTACGCAAACGCAGGAGTGCCTGTCGCGGTTAACTCCAGCCCAGTGCACGGCAGCTCGGCGCCCACTGCAGCATCTCCTGTCCACGGGATGACTTCCTTCTCCGGGGGGTCCCAAGCGGTCAGCCCTGGGGGTGTCAGCACCGGCTCCGAGAGCAACGAGCCCGTGTGGCGGCCTTGGTAG
- the her9 gene encoding hairy-related 9 isoform X1: MPADTMEKQTASPIAGAPANGSHTPDKPKNASEHRKSSKPIMEKRRRARINESLGQLKTLILDALKKDSSRHSKLEKADILEMTVKHLRNMQRVQMSAALSADATVLSKYRAGFNECMNEVTRFLSTSEGVNTEVRSRLLNHLSSCMGQMMSMNYPQQVPSQQAHLAQPLHVQLPSTLPISGASMGSKLSPAEAVSPKVFGGFQLVPATDGQFAFLIPNPAFASATAPVIPLYANAGVPVAVNSSPVHGSSAPTAASPVHGMTSFSGGSQAVSPGGVSTGSESNEPVWRPW; encoded by the exons ATGCCAGCTGACACTATGGAAAAGCAGACGGCCTCCCCTATTGCCGGTGCCCCTGCGAACGGATCACACACACCGGACAAACCGAAAAATGCCAGCGAGCATAGAAAG TCATCCAAACCAATCATGGAAAAACGCCGGAGAGCGAGAATTAACGAAAGCCTCGGGCAGCTGAAGACACTCATCCTGGACGCACTTAAAAAAGAT AGCTCCAGACACTCTAAGTTGGAGAAGGCAGACATCCTGGAGATGACAGTGAAACACCTGAGGAACATGCAGCGCGTACAGATGAGCG CAGCGCTTTCAGCCGATGCCACCGTCCTGAGTAAATACAGAGCAGGATTCAACGAGTGCATGAACGAGGTCACCCGCTTCCTGTCCACCTCAGAGGGGGTGAACACGGAGGTGAGGTCGCGGCTCCTCAACCATCTCTCCAGCTGCATGGGCCAGATGATGTCCATGAACTACCCACAGCAGGTCCCGTCCCAGCAGGCGCATCTGGCGCAGCCTCTCCATGTGCAGCTCCCATCTACCCTCCCCATCAGCGGCGCTTCTATGGGCTCCAAGCTCAGTCCCGCCGAGGCCGTCTCCCCCAAGGTGTTCGGTGGCTTCCAGCTGGTGCCAGCAACCGACGGACAGTTCGCTTTTTTGATCCCTAACCCGGCCTTTGCCTCCGCCACAGCCCCGGTTATCCCCCTTTACGCAAACGCAGGAGTGCCTGTCGCGGTTAACTCCAGCCCAGTGCACGGCAGCTCGGCGCCCACTGCAGCATCTCCTGTCCACGGGATGACTTCCTTCTCCGGGGGGTCCCAAGCGGTCAGCCCTGGGGGTGTCAGCACCGGCTCCGAGAGCAACGAGCCCGTGTGGCGGCCTTGGTAG